One region of Terricaulis silvestris genomic DNA includes:
- a CDS encoding ArnT family glycosyltransferase, with translation MPSARAAFDRATLAFLGVLIVLTWLRIEALRLNPVGLYFDEAQYWMWSRTFDWGYFTKPPLIAWVIGATTTLMGTDAEWAIRLGAPIAHAIAGVAIYALARNMYGAWAGFWAGIGYLLMPGVVFSSNLISTDALLLPLWSLALFAMWRLVVTRAWIWAIALGLFVGVGSLAKYAMLYFILCTALAAYWMPPVRQALAKGRGIIAFFIALAVLTPNIIWNVEHGFATARHTAANARLDGSDMFNLDELFEFVSGQMLLGPIIFFVLIGFAWRAWRRASGLSDEDKFLISYMLPPFLIVATIAFISRANANWAAVAYPAALIWATGGLFATSKGRKWLVTAMALNVLIAVAFPFAALDPVIANRFKGLRTTQGWEETAHEIALRAAPQPGEPPFTAVLVDDRVTYFELAYYWRNARRAEVPLPPVRMWLLHGEAQNSAESTDPMRPEEGGRVLVVHLTPDYLPFVAGDFTVFRTVEHLTVPLGGSVNRELEISVGEGFAPAPRDEAFAQRLRDQRDQNRRD, from the coding sequence ATGCCATCAGCCCGAGCCGCCTTCGACCGCGCGACGCTCGCCTTTCTGGGCGTGCTGATCGTGCTGACGTGGCTGCGGATCGAGGCGCTCCGACTCAATCCGGTCGGGCTCTATTTCGACGAAGCGCAATACTGGATGTGGTCGCGCACGTTCGACTGGGGCTACTTCACCAAGCCGCCGCTAATCGCCTGGGTGATCGGCGCTACCACCACGCTGATGGGCACCGACGCCGAATGGGCGATCCGGCTCGGCGCACCGATCGCGCACGCCATCGCGGGCGTCGCCATCTACGCGCTGGCGCGCAACATGTATGGCGCTTGGGCCGGGTTCTGGGCCGGCATCGGCTATCTGCTGATGCCCGGCGTCGTATTCTCGTCGAACTTGATCTCGACCGACGCTCTGTTGCTTCCTCTTTGGTCGCTGGCGCTGTTTGCGATGTGGCGACTCGTGGTCACTCGCGCTTGGATTTGGGCGATCGCGCTGGGGCTGTTCGTTGGCGTCGGTTCCTTGGCCAAATACGCCATGCTCTACTTCATCCTCTGCACCGCGCTCGCGGCGTATTGGATGCCGCCGGTGAGGCAAGCGCTGGCCAAAGGCCGCGGCATCATCGCGTTCTTCATCGCACTGGCTGTGCTGACGCCGAACATCATTTGGAACGTCGAGCACGGCTTCGCCACGGCGCGCCACACCGCCGCCAACGCGCGCCTCGACGGCAGCGATATGTTCAACCTCGACGAATTGTTCGAGTTCGTCAGCGGCCAGATGCTGCTTGGCCCGATCATCTTCTTCGTGCTGATCGGTTTCGCCTGGCGCGCATGGCGGCGCGCCTCGGGGCTATCGGACGAGGACAAGTTCCTCATCTCCTACATGCTGCCGCCGTTCCTGATCGTGGCGACCATCGCCTTCATCTCGCGCGCCAACGCCAATTGGGCGGCGGTCGCCTACCCCGCCGCGTTGATCTGGGCGACGGGCGGCTTGTTCGCGACCTCGAAGGGCCGCAAGTGGCTCGTCACCGCAATGGCGTTGAACGTGCTGATTGCCGTCGCCTTCCCATTCGCCGCGCTCGATCCCGTCATCGCCAACCGCTTCAAGGGTCTGCGCACTACGCAGGGATGGGAAGAGACCGCGCACGAGATCGCGCTGCGCGCAGCACCTCAGCCAGGTGAACCTCCATTCACCGCGGTGCTCGTCGATGATCGCGTTACCTACTTTGAACTCGCCTACTACTGGCGCAACGCCCGCCGCGCGGAGGTGCCATTGCCGCCGGTGCGCATGTGGCTCCTGCACGGCGAAGCGCAGAACTCGGCCGAATCCACCGATCCGATGCGCCCTGAAGAAGGCGGCCGTGTGCTCGTGGTCCACCTGACGCCGGACTATCTTCCGTTCGTGGCGGGCGACTTCACCGTGTTCCGCACTGTCGAGCATTTGACCGTTCCGCTCGGCGGCAGCGTCAATCGCGAGCTGGAAATCTCTGTCGGCGAAGGCTTCGCACCGGCGCCGCGCGACGAAGCGTTCGCGCAGCGCCTACGCGATCAGCGCGATCAGAATCGCCGCGACTAG
- the edd gene encoding phosphogluconate dehydratase — translation MALNRIVEAVTARIVERSAKRRRRYLDLIDAYDPSKPARVKVSEANRAHGAAGCAVQDKIDLLGGKWPSIGIVTSYNDMLSAHAPYERYPEIIRKAAREVGAVAQVAGGVPAMCDGVTQGFEGMEMSLWSRDVIALSTAVSLSHATFDSALLLGICDKIVPGLLIGALRFPWLPCILVPGGPMPSGLPNKEKAARRQLFAEGKIGREELLQVEAESYHAPGTCTFYGTANSNQMMMEVMGLHLPGAAFVNPFTPLREALTIAAARRAAKITGLGDDYRPIGRVVDEKAIVNAMVGLMATGGSTNHFIHLPAIALAAGIEINWDDFSELSSVTPLLARIYPNGSADVNHFHAAGGMGFLTRELLGAGLLHGDIATVGGESLAAYAQEPFLAGETVSWRDAPSVSADDSVLRDARNPFSADGGLRLMAGGLGRACVKVSAVADDKRAVEASAAVFDTQGEVQAAFKRGDLDRDCVIVVRGQGPRANGMPELHKLMPLMGALQDRGFRVALVTDGRMSGASGKVLAAIHVTPEAAEGGPLAKVRDGDVLRVDANAGALDVVSPADWRERAPAQLDIAGNARGVGRELFSLFRAHACSAERGGSAFPDFDPA, via the coding sequence ATGGCGCTCAATCGAATTGTCGAAGCGGTCACGGCGCGCATTGTTGAACGCAGCGCCAAAAGGCGGCGGCGATATTTGGATTTGATTGACGCTTACGATCCGAGCAAGCCCGCGCGCGTGAAGGTGTCCGAAGCCAACCGCGCGCATGGCGCGGCGGGATGTGCGGTGCAGGACAAGATCGATCTGCTCGGCGGCAAGTGGCCGTCGATCGGCATCGTCACGTCTTACAATGACATGCTCTCCGCGCACGCGCCGTACGAGCGCTATCCCGAGATCATCCGCAAAGCGGCGCGCGAAGTGGGCGCGGTGGCCCAAGTTGCGGGCGGCGTGCCCGCGATGTGCGATGGCGTCACGCAAGGCTTCGAGGGCATGGAGATGTCGTTGTGGTCGCGTGATGTGATTGCGCTGAGCACGGCAGTGTCGCTCTCTCACGCGACGTTCGATTCAGCGCTGCTGCTGGGCATTTGCGACAAGATCGTGCCGGGGCTGCTGATCGGCGCGCTCAGATTTCCGTGGTTGCCGTGCATTCTCGTGCCCGGCGGGCCGATGCCGTCGGGTTTGCCGAACAAGGAGAAGGCGGCGCGGCGCCAATTGTTCGCGGAAGGCAAGATTGGCCGAGAGGAATTGCTGCAGGTGGAAGCCGAGAGCTATCACGCGCCGGGCACATGCACGTTCTACGGCACGGCCAACTCCAATCAGATGATGATGGAGGTGATGGGCCTCCATCTGCCCGGCGCCGCGTTCGTCAATCCGTTTACGCCATTGCGTGAGGCGCTAACGATCGCGGCGGCGCGGCGGGCGGCGAAGATCACGGGGTTAGGGGACGACTATAGGCCGATCGGACGCGTTGTGGATGAGAAGGCGATCGTGAACGCCATGGTCGGCCTGATGGCGACGGGCGGCTCCACCAATCACTTCATTCATTTGCCCGCGATCGCGCTGGCGGCCGGCATCGAGATCAACTGGGATGATTTCTCCGAGCTTTCGAGTGTGACGCCGCTGCTGGCTCGGATCTATCCAAATGGCTCGGCGGACGTGAACCACTTCCACGCCGCGGGTGGCATGGGATTTCTGACCCGCGAATTGCTGGGCGCTGGTTTGTTGCACGGCGACATCGCGACGGTCGGCGGCGAGAGCTTGGCGGCGTACGCGCAGGAACCGTTTCTGGCCGGCGAAACCGTGTCGTGGCGCGATGCGCCGAGTGTCAGCGCTGACGACAGCGTTCTCCGCGATGCGCGCAATCCATTCTCAGCCGACGGCGGCCTGCGCTTGATGGCTGGCGGCTTGGGGCGCGCGTGCGTGAAAGTATCCGCGGTGGCGGACGACAAGCGCGCTGTGGAAGCTTCGGCGGCGGTGTTCGACACGCAGGGCGAGGTGCAGGCGGCGTTCAAGCGCGGCGACTTGGATCGCGATTGCGTCATCGTCGTGCGCGGGCAGGGGCCGCGCGCCAACGGGATGCCCGAGTTGCACAAATTGATGCCGCTGATGGGCGCGCTGCAGGATCGTGGCTTTCGCGTCGCGCTGGTGACGGATGGGCGAATGTCGGGCGCGAGCGGCAAGGTGCTGGCGGCGATTCACGTCACGCCGGAAGCGGCCGAGGGCGGGCCGCTCGCGAAGGTGCGTGACGGCGATGTGCTGCGTGTGGACGCGAATGCAGGCGCGCTCGATGTGGTGTCGCCGGCGGACTGGCGCGAACGCGCGCCGGCGCAGCTCGATATTGCAGGGAACGCGCGGGGAGTAGGGCGCGAGCTATTCTCGCTTTTCCGGGCGCACGCCTGTTCGGCGGAGCGCGGCGGTTCAGCGTTTCCGGACTTCGATCCGGCCTAG
- the zwf gene encoding glucose-6-phosphate dehydrogenase, translated as MAEFIPVPPFDLVVFGATGDLSLRKLFPSLLHRFLDGQIPAQSRLIGVARSDMDTSAFRTLIHDSREEFAPGACVDHAKCEDFLRHVEYVKLDATAPAERWTPLKDALTNGKGNVRIFYLSTAPSLFVPIAQKLGETGLATQESRIVLEKPIGRDLASSRAINDGVGAVFDEQRTFRIDHYLGKETVQNLLVLRFANMLVEPVWSRETIDHVQITVAEEIGVEGRADYYDKSGALRDMVQNHILQLLCLVALESPNSMDADAIRTEKLKVLSALKRIDAKAAPAKTVRGQYKAGLVSGSKAPGYSEEVGKPTRTETFVAIKAEVDNWRWAGVPFYLRTGKRMGTRRSEIVIQFKDTPVPIFGAGAGSPNKLVLRLQPDEGVRLWLNMKEPGPGGLRVKTAPLDLSFAEEFGGVRYPDAYERLLMDVVRGNLALFMRRDEVDAAWKWADALLAAWDENGGEPHLYAAGANGPTQSALMLDRDGRAWWDPE; from the coding sequence ATGGCTGAGTTCATCCCCGTCCCCCCGTTTGATCTCGTCGTCTTCGGCGCGACTGGCGATCTATCGCTTCGGAAGCTCTTCCCCTCGCTGCTCCATCGCTTTCTCGATGGCCAGATTCCGGCGCAGTCGCGGCTGATCGGGGTGGCCCGGTCGGACATGGATACTTCGGCGTTCCGCACGCTGATCCATGACAGCCGCGAGGAGTTCGCGCCGGGCGCCTGCGTCGATCATGCCAAGTGCGAGGATTTCCTGCGCCACGTTGAGTACGTGAAGCTGGATGCGACGGCGCCGGCGGAACGCTGGACGCCGCTGAAGGATGCGCTGACGAACGGCAAGGGTAACGTCCGCATCTTCTATCTCTCGACGGCGCCGAGCTTGTTCGTGCCGATTGCGCAGAAGCTGGGTGAGACGGGGCTGGCGACACAGGAGTCGCGGATCGTGCTGGAAAAGCCGATCGGTCGCGATCTGGCGTCTTCGCGTGCGATCAACGATGGCGTGGGCGCCGTGTTCGATGAACAGCGCACGTTCCGGATCGATCACTATCTCGGCAAGGAGACGGTGCAGAATCTGCTCGTGCTGCGCTTCGCCAACATGCTGGTCGAGCCGGTGTGGTCGCGCGAGACGATTGATCACGTGCAGATCACGGTGGCTGAGGAGATCGGCGTCGAGGGGCGGGCGGACTATTACGATAAGAGCGGCGCGCTCAGGGACATGGTGCAGAACCATATCCTGCAATTGCTTTGCCTCGTCGCACTGGAATCACCGAACTCGATGGATGCGGACGCGATCCGCACCGAGAAGCTGAAGGTGCTGTCGGCGCTGAAGCGCATCGATGCGAAGGCGGCGCCCGCGAAAACGGTGCGTGGGCAGTACAAGGCTGGATTGGTCAGCGGAAGTAAAGCGCCGGGCTATTCCGAGGAAGTCGGCAAGCCGACGCGCACCGAGACATTCGTGGCCATCAAGGCCGAGGTGGACAATTGGCGCTGGGCCGGCGTGCCGTTCTATCTGCGCACCGGCAAGCGCATGGGGACGCGGCGTTCGGAGATCGTGATTCAGTTCAAGGATACGCCGGTGCCGATTTTCGGCGCGGGCGCAGGTTCGCCGAACAAGTTGGTGCTGCGACTGCAGCCTGACGAGGGCGTGCGGCTGTGGCTCAACATGAAGGAGCCGGGGCCGGGCGGGTTGCGGGTGAAGACCGCGCCACTCGATCTTTCGTTCGCGGAAGAGTTTGGCGGCGTGCGTTACCCGGATGCGTACGAGCGGCTGCTAATGGACGTGGTGCGCGGCAACCTCGCGCTATTCATGCGGCGTGATGAAGTCGACGCAGCGTGGAAGTGGGCGGATGCGTTGCTGGCGGCGTGGGATGAGAATGGCGGCGAGCCGCATCTCTATGCGGCGGGCGCCAATGGCCCGACGCAATCGGCGCTGATGCTCGATCGCGATGGCCGCGCTTGGTGGGATCCCGAATAA
- a CDS encoding LacI family DNA-binding transcriptional regulator — MADDDNQPRRRGLGGEKKPTINDVARLAGVSKKTVSRVINQSPFVKADTREKINAIIAEIGFSPDPQARGLAFRRSFLIGLVYDNPNPQYVVNMQLGMLDAMRGSGYELVVHPCNRGNPTFLTDFRRFIERQKLWGVVLTPSVSEDDRVKIILDEIGCGYIRIASVPVDEPAHIIVSNDRVGGRAAARHLAELGHTTIGFISGPGTFRSSHERRGGFEEELKDRKLKLTDDYIMQGAYTFETGISCGAELLKRTPRPTAIFAANDEMAAGVLHAIRRANLRCPEDVSVIGFDDFQIASSVWPPLTTVRTPTREIGRMAAEKLIGHGGEEGEDHSREAASATSPALVVRDSTGPAPR, encoded by the coding sequence ATGGCAGACGATGACAACCAGCCCCGCCGCCGCGGTCTAGGCGGCGAAAAGAAGCCCACGATCAACGACGTGGCGCGCCTGGCCGGCGTCTCCAAGAAGACGGTTTCACGTGTCATCAATCAGTCGCCGTTCGTGAAGGCGGACACCCGCGAGAAGATCAACGCCATTATCGCCGAAATCGGATTTTCGCCCGATCCGCAGGCGCGCGGCCTCGCCTTCCGCCGCTCGTTCCTGATTGGCCTCGTCTACGACAATCCGAACCCGCAATACGTCGTGAATATGCAACTCGGCATGCTCGATGCCATGCGCGGTTCGGGCTACGAGTTGGTGGTACACCCCTGCAATCGCGGCAACCCGACTTTCTTGACCGATTTCCGCCGTTTCATCGAACGCCAGAAGCTCTGGGGCGTGGTGCTGACCCCTTCGGTTTCGGAAGACGATCGCGTCAAAATCATTCTCGATGAAATCGGCTGCGGTTATATCCGCATCGCGTCGGTGCCAGTCGATGAACCCGCGCACATCATCGTATCCAACGACCGCGTCGGCGGCCGAGCCGCCGCGCGCCACTTGGCCGAACTCGGCCACACCACAATCGGCTTCATCTCAGGCCCGGGCACTTTCCGCTCCTCACACGAACGCCGCGGCGGCTTCGAGGAGGAGCTGAAAGACCGCAAGCTCAAGCTCACCGACGACTACATCATGCAAGGCGCCTACACGTTCGAAACCGGCATCTCGTGCGGCGCCGAGCTGCTAAAACGAACCCCCCGCCCCACCGCGATTTTCGCCGCCAATGACGAAATGGCCGCCGGCGTGCTTCACGCTATCCGCCGCGCCAACCTGCGTTGCCCGGAAGATGTCTCCGTCATCGGCTTCGACGATTTCCAGATCGCGTCCTCGGTTTGGCCCCCACTCACCACGGTGCGCACGCCCACACGCGAGATCGGCCGCATGGCCGCTGAGAAGCTGATCGGCCACGGCGGAGAAGAAGGCGAGGACCATTCACGCGAAGCCGCCTCGGCGACATCGCCCGCCCTCGTGGTTCGGGATTCCACTGGCCCCGCGCCGCGCTAA
- a CDS encoding RpiB/LacA/LacB family sugar-phosphate isomerase → MKIALVIENSQAAKSSIVHDALKSVAEPLGHQVHHYGMYGAEDKASLTYVMNGLLAGILINSKAADFVVTGCGTGMGSMLACNSMPGVFCGLIVDPTDAFLFGQINDGNAIAMPYAKGFGWAAELNLQDCYRKLFDGERGLGYPKERAAIMAKNRGILKELKAASCHDMLTVLKSVDQDLLRAAVAGERFEELFFANAQDTAIADYIRRVRAS, encoded by the coding sequence ATGAAAATCGCGCTCGTCATCGAAAACAGTCAGGCCGCGAAGAGCAGCATCGTTCATGACGCACTGAAATCGGTGGCGGAGCCGCTTGGCCACCAGGTGCATCACTATGGAATGTACGGCGCCGAGGATAAGGCCTCGCTCACCTATGTGATGAACGGCCTGCTCGCCGGGATTCTAATCAATTCGAAAGCGGCGGACTTTGTCGTCACTGGATGTGGCACCGGCATGGGCTCGATGCTGGCGTGCAATTCGATGCCCGGCGTGTTCTGCGGCCTCATCGTCGATCCGACGGATGCGTTTCTGTTCGGGCAGATCAACGACGGCAACGCCATCGCCATGCCGTACGCCAAGGGCTTCGGCTGGGCCGCTGAGCTCAATCTGCAGGACTGCTACCGCAAGCTTTTCGACGGCGAGCGTGGCCTGGGCTACCCGAAGGAGCGCGCGGCCATCATGGCGAAAAACCGCGGCATCCTGAAAGAGCTGAAAGCCGCATCGTGTCACGACATGCTAACGGTGCTGAAGTCAGTGGATCAGGATTTGTTGAGGGCCGCCGTCGCCGGTGAACGCTTCGAAGAGCTCTTCTTCGCCAACGCGCAGGACACCGCCATTGCCGATTACATACGGCGCGTGCGTGCGTCGTAA
- the kduD gene encoding 2-dehydro-3-deoxy-D-gluconate 5-dehydrogenase KduD, whose amino-acid sequence MSANPFSLEGKVALVTGGNAGLGQAIAVALAQAGADIVSTSRRPASETQVQVTALGRRFLALSADLTTTAPIAGIVEQAIAFGGLDILVNNAGIIRRADSVDFTEADWDDVIDTNLKSAFFLAQASGRHMIAEGRGKIINIASMLSFQGGIRVPSYTASKSGLAGITRLLACEWAGKGINVNAIAPGYMTTDNTEALRADKARNQQILDRIPAGRWGEASDLGGAAVFLASSASDYVNGAIIPVDGGWLAR is encoded by the coding sequence ATGAGCGCCAATCCGTTCAGCCTTGAAGGCAAAGTCGCGCTCGTTACGGGCGGCAATGCGGGTCTTGGACAAGCCATCGCCGTCGCGCTCGCGCAAGCCGGAGCCGATATCGTGTCCACCAGCCGCCGCCCGGCGTCGGAAACGCAGGTGCAGGTTACTGCACTCGGCCGCCGTTTTCTCGCACTCAGCGCCGATCTCACCACAACCGCGCCAATCGCCGGCATCGTCGAGCAAGCCATCGCGTTCGGCGGCCTCGACATTCTCGTCAACAACGCCGGCATCATCCGTCGCGCCGACAGCGTCGATTTCACCGAAGCCGATTGGGACGATGTCATCGACACCAATCTCAAGTCGGCGTTCTTTCTGGCCCAGGCCTCCGGCCGTCACATGATCGCGGAGGGGCGCGGCAAGATCATCAACATCGCCTCGATGCTTTCCTTCCAAGGCGGCATCCGCGTGCCCTCTTACACCGCCAGCAAAAGCGGCCTCGCCGGCATCACCCGGCTCTTGGCATGCGAGTGGGCGGGCAAGGGCATCAACGTCAACGCGATCGCGCCTGGCTACATGACCACCGACAACACCGAAGCGCTCCGTGCCGACAAGGCCCGCAACCAGCAGATCTTAGATCGCATCCCGGCCGGTCGCTGGGGCGAAGCTTCGGATCTCGGCGGCGCAGCCGTCTTCCTCGCCAGCAGCGCCTCAGATTACGTAAACGGCGCGATCATTCCGGTGGACGGGGGCTGGCTCGCGCGCTGA
- a CDS encoding sugar kinase: protein MARIVCFGEILLRLSAPGRELLLQTPTLQTHVGGAEANVAVSLARFGHDARMVSFLPDNTLGESARGELRRHGVETTFVEHAAGRMGLYFLTPGAGQRAADIIYDRTASAFANIPATDWRAALNGADWLHISGITPALNATTTDATLGAMQAARAAGVKVSFDSNFRAKLWEARGDDPRPTLNALFADADLLFAEARDIGLATGERAANADEAAAIAFKRYPNLQRIASTTRTIVSADHNDLGGVMHTRTTATRSPARAVIGIVDRIGGGDAFAAGLLHGLVTGSTEQHALDFAVAAAALKHYIPGDFNLATVADVDFFLSNSGSDVRR, encoded by the coding sequence GTGGCTCGTATCGTCTGCTTCGGTGAAATCCTGCTCCGGCTCTCCGCGCCGGGCCGCGAACTATTGCTGCAAACGCCAACGCTGCAAACGCACGTCGGCGGCGCCGAAGCCAACGTCGCCGTTTCACTCGCGCGTTTTGGGCATGACGCGCGCATGGTGAGTTTTCTTCCCGACAACACGCTGGGCGAAAGCGCACGCGGCGAACTCCGGCGGCACGGTGTCGAAACAACGTTCGTCGAACACGCCGCCGGTCGCATGGGACTCTATTTTCTCACACCCGGCGCCGGCCAGCGCGCCGCAGACATCATCTACGACCGCACTGCCTCCGCCTTCGCCAACATACCAGCGACCGATTGGCGCGCCGCGCTCAACGGCGCCGATTGGTTGCACATTTCCGGCATCACGCCGGCGCTCAACGCTACGACGACCGACGCGACGCTCGGCGCGATGCAAGCCGCGCGCGCCGCCGGGGTGAAGGTGTCGTTCGACTCAAACTTCCGCGCCAAATTGTGGGAAGCGCGCGGCGACGACCCGCGCCCCACGCTCAACGCGCTCTTTGCCGATGCCGATCTCCTGTTCGCCGAAGCCCGAGATATCGGCCTCGCCACCGGCGAACGCGCCGCGAACGCCGATGAAGCTGCCGCCATCGCCTTCAAGCGCTACCCCAACCTGCAGCGCATCGCGTCCACGACCCGCACCATTGTCAGCGCCGATCACAACGACCTCGGCGGCGTCATGCATACGCGCACCACCGCGACACGGTCCCCCGCCCGCGCCGTCATCGGCATCGTTGATCGCATCGGCGGCGGCGACGCCTTCGCCGCCGGCCTGCTCCATGGCCTTGTCACGGGCTCGACGGAACAACACGCGCTCGATTTCGCCGTGGCCGCAGCGGCGCTGAAGCACTACATCCCTGGTGACTTCAACCTCGCAACGGTCGCCGACGTGGACTTCTTCCTCTCCAACTCAGGATCGGACGTGCGCCGATGA
- a CDS encoding bifunctional 4-hydroxy-2-oxoglutarate aldolase/2-dehydro-3-deoxy-phosphogluconate aldolase, whose translation MSKLAADDVFKLSPVMPVVVIDDAAQAEPLARVLLASGIRTIEVTLRTDAALDAIREIVKTAPEMIVGAGTVLNLTDLEAAIEAGARYALSPGATPKLMKAARNAKIPFIPGVATSSEIMRGLDLGYTHFKFFPAEQMGGVAALKAQHGPLPNAKFCPTGGISADKAPSYLALPNVLCVGGSWIAPADKIKAQDWAAIESAAKQAAAMR comes from the coding sequence ATGAGCAAGCTCGCGGCGGACGACGTCTTCAAGCTCTCCCCGGTGATGCCGGTCGTCGTCATCGACGACGCCGCGCAAGCCGAACCGCTCGCGCGCGTCCTGCTGGCAAGCGGGATCCGCACCATCGAAGTCACGCTGCGCACGGACGCCGCGCTCGACGCCATCCGAGAGATCGTCAAGACCGCGCCAGAGATGATCGTGGGCGCCGGAACGGTGCTGAACCTCACCGATCTCGAAGCCGCCATCGAGGCCGGCGCACGCTACGCGCTCTCGCCCGGCGCCACGCCGAAGCTGATGAAGGCTGCGCGCAACGCCAAGATCCCATTCATTCCGGGCGTCGCCACCTCGAGCGAAATTATGCGCGGCCTCGATCTCGGCTACACGCACTTCAAGTTCTTCCCCGCCGAGCAAATGGGCGGCGTCGCGGCGCTGAAGGCGCAACACGGCCCGCTGCCGAACGCGAAGTTCTGCCCCACCGGCGGCATCAGCGCCGATAAAGCGCCGTCGTACCTCGCGCTGCCGAACGTGCTTTGTGTTGGTGGCTCCTGGATCGCGCCTGCGGACAAAATCAAAGCGCAAGATTGGGCCGCGATCGAATCCGCCGCCAAGCAAGCGGCGGCAATGCGTTAG
- a CDS encoding NAD(P)/FAD-dependent oxidoreductase, which produces MRKSLVEGFNSGLGMERSYYVATANPFARASKLEGEAQADVVVIGGGYTGLHAALNAAERGYSVILLEAGRIGWGASGRNGGQAIPGWRKSATELMSRFGRERAKFLFELALDARSLTMERIAKHGIACDLHVNGHLTLAAKPSDLSWMNAEMETLASVMDYPHARVLSASETKAKVASVDFHGGFLDECGGQLHPLNFALGLTDAARASGVVLHEDSRVVRIESTEGVVAHTQSGVVQARFGVLACDALLEGLEPRIAGRIMPVANYLVATEPVPDPQTLIADHLAVSDSRFVVNYFRMTEDGRLLFGGGERYSPHPPGNIEAFVRGHMASIFPQLRDARIDYAWGGLVSISMTRLPHIGRMGDLFFAHGYSGLGVLLPALMGKVLVEAMAGTAERFDVLAGIAPPEFPGGAALRSPLYVLGMLWYALRDRL; this is translated from the coding sequence TTGCGCAAGAGCTTGGTTGAGGGCTTCAACTCCGGCTTGGGCATGGAGCGGTCGTACTACGTAGCGACCGCGAATCCGTTTGCGCGCGCATCGAAGTTGGAGGGCGAGGCGCAGGCGGATGTTGTCGTCATCGGCGGCGGCTACACCGGGCTGCATGCGGCACTGAATGCGGCGGAACGCGGCTATTCGGTGATCTTGCTGGAAGCTGGGCGCATTGGTTGGGGCGCGTCGGGACGGAATGGCGGGCAGGCCATCCCCGGTTGGCGGAAGAGCGCGACGGAGTTGATGTCGCGGTTCGGGCGCGAACGCGCGAAGTTTTTGTTTGAGTTGGCGCTCGACGCGCGTTCGCTGACGATGGAGCGGATCGCGAAGCACGGCATCGCGTGCGATTTGCATGTGAACGGGCACCTGACGTTGGCGGCGAAGCCCTCTGATCTCAGTTGGATGAACGCGGAAATGGAGACGCTCGCGAGCGTTATGGACTATCCGCACGCACGGGTGCTGAGCGCAAGTGAAACAAAAGCGAAGGTCGCCAGTGTCGATTTCCACGGCGGCTTCCTCGATGAATGCGGCGGGCAGCTGCATCCTTTGAACTTTGCGCTGGGCTTGACCGATGCGGCGCGTGCGTCGGGTGTTGTGCTGCACGAAGACTCGCGGGTGGTGCGGATCGAGAGCACTGAAGGTGTTGTTGCGCACACGCAAAGCGGTGTCGTGCAGGCGCGGTTTGGCGTGCTGGCGTGCGATGCGTTGCTGGAAGGGCTGGAGCCGCGCATTGCCGGGCGCATCATGCCGGTGGCGAACTATTTGGTGGCAACTGAGCCCGTGCCTGATCCGCAGACGCTGATCGCGGATCATTTGGCGGTCAGCGATAGCCGTTTCGTCGTGAACTATTTTCGCATGACGGAAGACGGACGTCTCCTGTTTGGCGGCGGTGAGCGCTATTCGCCGCATCCTCCCGGGAACATCGAGGCGTTCGTGCGCGGTCACATGGCGTCCATCTTTCCGCAGCTACGGGATGCACGGATTGACTACGCGTGGGGCGGACTGGTTTCGATCTCGATGACGCGGCTGCCGCACATCGGGCGGATGGGCGATCTCTTCTTCGCGCATGGCTATTCAGGGCTCGGCGTGCTGCTGCCGGCGCTAATGGGTAAAGTGCTGGTTGAAGCGATGGCGGGGACGGCGGAGCGCTTCGATGTGCTCGCCGGCATTGCGCCGCCGGAGTTTCCGGGCGGCGCCGCGCTGCGGTCACCGCTCTATGTGTTGGGCATGCTCTGGTACGCGCTGCGCGATCGGCTCTAA
- a CDS encoding VOC family protein: protein MSTPHVQRVSFVLAVHDLPRSTAYWRDVLGWELGFEDSGNWSFMFRDSVGVHLGECKDAIAPADLGDHSYFAYVVMDDLDAYHAEIAAKGAEIIAAPADKPWRMREMPVRTVDGHRIMFAQELG, encoded by the coding sequence GTGAGCACGCCACACGTTCAACGCGTGAGCTTCGTACTCGCCGTGCACGATCTGCCGCGTTCGACGGCGTATTGGCGCGACGTGTTGGGCTGGGAATTGGGGTTCGAGGATTCTGGCAATTGGAGCTTCATGTTCCGCGATTCCGTCGGCGTGCATCTGGGTGAGTGTAAGGATGCGATCGCGCCCGCAGATCTGGGCGATCATTCGTACTTCGCCTACGTCGTGATGGACGATCTCGACGCTTACCATGCTGAGATTGCGGCGAAGGGAGCGGAGATCATCGCGGCGCCGGCGGATAAGCCGTGGCGCATGCGCGAGATGCCCGTGCGCACCGTGGACGGCCATCGCATCATGTTTGCGCAAGAGCTTGGTTGA